The Thermococcus henrietii genome segment GTCTATCATCAGTGCGCCCCTTCTCCCGGTTGCTATGCTCTCTATTACCGTTGACGGCCCGAGAACGAGGTCTCCGCCCGCGAAGACGCCGGGCACGTTAGTCTGAAGTGTAATCTCGTCAACAACCGCCCTTCCGCGCCTCGCCTCTATTCCAAGACCCTTCAGGAACTCCTCGTCGCAGTACTGACCTATCGCCAGAATCACGTTGTCGGCCTTAACCCTGAACTCGGAACCCTCAATGGGCACAGGTTTCCTCCTTCCGCTTGAATCCGGCTCGCCGAGGCGCATCCTGACGAGCTCCACCTCCTCGACCCTGCCGTCGCCGATAATCCTCACCGGGTTGGCCAGGAAGAGGAACTCAACGCCTTCCTCGATTGCTTCTTCCACTTCGCGCTCATTGGCGGGCATCTCGGCCTTCGAACGGCGGTAGACGACGGTGACCTTCGCGCCGAGCCTCAGGGCGGTCCTTGCGACGTCCATCGCTGTGTTTCCACCGCCGACAACTATAACGCGCTCGCCAAGCTTCACTTCCTCGCCCGTGTTCACCTTCCTCAGGAACTCTATTCCATGCATAACTCCCTCAAGGTCCTCCCCCGGAATCCCCATCTTCCTGCTCTTCCACGCTCCAACTGCCAGGAAAACGGCATCGTACTTCTTGCGCAGTTCCTCCAGAGTAATGTCCCTGCCGAGGGCCGTGTTGGTTCTCACCTCGATGCCCGTGTTTATCACGGTCGCTATGTCCTTGTCTAAGACGTCCCTCGGAAGCCTGTATCCCGGAATGCCGTAGCGGGTCATTCCGCCGAGTTCGGGCATCGCCTCGAAGATGGTAACCTCGTGGCCCTTCAGCCTCAGGTAGTAGGCGCACGCCAGTCCTGCAGGCCCTCCTCCGACGACGGCAACGCGCTTCCCGGTTGACGGCGGTATCTCGGGCATCCACGGGCCGTTTTCGAGGTCGTAATCGGCAGCGAAGCGCTTCGCGAGCCTTATGCCGACCGGCTCATCGACGAGGTTCCTCCGGCAGGCCTCCTCACAGAAGGCCGGGCAGACCCTTCCGAGCACTGCTGGAAGGATGTACTTCTCCTTCATCAGCTTGACGGCCTCGTGGTACTTACCCATCGCTATCAGCGCGAGGTAGCCCTGTATGTCGGCGTGGGCGGGACAGGCGTCCTGGCACGGACCGATGCAATCTCCATAATGGCTCGAAAGGAGAAGCTCAAGGGCTGTTCTGCGCATCTCGATGACCCTATCGCTCAGGGTCTCGACTTTGAGGCCCTCCCTGGGCTTCAGCGTACAGGCGGTGGTTACTCCCCTCTCGGTCTCGACGAGGCAGAGCCTGCACGAGCCGTAGGGTTCGAGCTCTTCGGTATAGCAGAAGCCGGGAACGTGGCCAATCTCGCGCAGGAACTCTATGAGGGGCTTATCCGCCGGAGCGTCAACTTCCTTTCCGTTAACGATGAGCCTGACCATCTCACTCACCCCCGGTAACGATTTCTATAGCGTTGAACCGGCACACCTCGTAGCAGGTTCCGCACTTAATGCACTTCTCCTGGTCTATCTTGTGGGACTTGAGCTTCTCGCCGGTTATCGCGTTGGCCGGGCAGAAGATTGCGCAGGCGGTGCAGCCCGTGCACTTCTCTGGGATTATGACGTACCTTATGAGGGGCTTGCAGACTTTGGCCGGGCACTTCCCCTCGATGTGCGCTAAATATTCGTCCCTGAAGTAGCGGAGCGTCGTTAGGACGGGGTTCGGTGCCGTCTGCCCGAGACCGCAGAGGGAACCGGCCTTCACCTGGTGGGCGAGCTTCTCGAGCCTCTCAAGGTCCTCCTCGGTGGCCTTGCCCTCGGTGAACCGCTCGAGGATTTCGAACATTCTCTTCGTCCCAACCCTGCAGAAGGTGCACTTACCGCAGGACTCCTTCACCGTGAAGTCGAGGAAGAACTTGGCGACGTCCACCATGCAGGTGTCCTCGTCCATGACGACCATTCCACCGCTCCCCATTATCGCGCCGGTCGCGTTCACGCTCTCGTAGTCAACGGGCGTGTCGAAGAGGCTCTCCGGAATGCAACCTCCCGAGGGCCCACCGAGCTGAACTGCTTTAATCCTCTTCCCGGTCTTCGTTCCACCGCCTATCTCGTAGAGTATCTCCCTCAGCGTCGTTCCCATCGGCACCTCGACGTTTCCGCCGTGCTTTATCTTGCCCGACAGCGCGAAGACTTTAGTGCCTTTGCTCTTCTCGGTTCCGAGCGAGGCAAAGGCCTTCCAGCCGTGCCTTATTATCCACGGCACGTTCGCCCACGTTTCGACGTTGTTTATGTTGGTCGGCTTTCCGAAGAGGCCCTTCTGGGCCGGATACGGTGGCCTCGGCCTCGGCATCCCGCGTTTGCCCTCTATCGAGGCTATCAAAGCGGTTTCCTCACCGCAGACGAACGCTCCTGCACCTTCCTTAATCTCGATGTCGAAGGAGAAACCGCTTCCAAGGATGTTCTCACCGAGGAAGCCCCTCTCCTTAGCTTGCTTCAGCGCTATCTTCAGCCTCCTTATGGCCAGCGGATACTCGGCACGGACGTAGATGAAGCCCTTCGTAGCTCCAATCGCGTAAGCCCCTATTATCATGCCCTCTATAACGCGGTGGGGGTCGCCCTCAAGAACGTTCCTGTCCATGAATGCTCCGGGGTCGCCCTCGTCAGCGTTGCAGATTACGTACTTCTCGTCGCCCTTAGCTTCCCTCGTGAACTTCCACTTCAGGCCGGTCGGGAAGCCTGCTCCACCCCTTCCGCGAAGCCCGGATTTCATAATGATATCTATGATTTCCTCCGGCTCCATCCTGAGGGCCTTCTTAAGGGCTTCATAACCACCGACGGCGATGTACTCGTCTATGTTCTCCGGGTCTATGTAGCCGGAATTTTCGAGCACTATCTTCACCTGCTTGGCGAAGTAGCCGTCAATGTCCCACGTCTTTCTCTCGCCGTTCTCCCACCAGTCGCGCTTGACTATCCACTCCTCGATGGGCTTTCCGTTTACCACGTGCTCCTCTATAATCCTCGGGACCTTCTTCGGGTCGACGTGGCCGTAGGTGATAATCTCGTCCTCGGTGATTATGTCAACGAGGGGTTCGCGGTAGCACATGCCGACGCAACCAACTATCTTGAGCTTCACGTCGAGGTTTCTCCTCTCAAGCTCGGCCTTTATTGCCTCGTAGGTTTCCCTCGCGCCGGCAGCAATCCCGCAGGAGTTCATGCCGACCGCTATGGCCTTTATCTCAGACATCGAGCTTTCCCTCCTTGAGTTTCCTTATGAGCTTCCTAACCCTGTCCGGCGTGAGCTTGCCGAACACCTTGTCGTTTATCATGACCACCGGTGCCAAACTGCAACAGCCGAGGCAGGCCACCCTTTCGAGGGTTATCAGCCCGTCCTCCGTCGTCTGGCCCTCCCCTATGCCTAGCTCCTCAGTTATCGCCTGGGCAATGGTTACCGCCCCGTTCACGTGGCAGGCCGTTCCGTGGCAGATTTTGACGACGTACTTTCCGAGGGGCTCGAACCTGAACTGCGCGTAGAAGGTCGCGACGCCGTAGACCCTGCTCAAGGGAATTCCGAGGTAGTCGGCGATTCTCTCAAGGACTTCCCTTGGAAGGTAGCCGAAGCGCTCTTGGGTTCTCTGCAGAAGGGGGATTAGCGAGCTCGGCTCGGGGGGATACGAGGTCAGGTAATCGACTTCCGCCTCCATGAGCACCACCACTTATGGGCGATAGTTGGTTTGCTGTGCTTATAAATGTGCATTGAAGTACAAGTTTGTAACAAAAGGTTCCCAACCTTCGGTTTGAAAAATCCTTAAGGGAATCTTTACAAACTTAAAATTATAGCCCGATAGGGGCGTGGTCGAGTTGAGATATGTAAAGCTACCCTCCGGGAACTTTGAGGACTTCTTCAATTCACTGAAGGGGATAGGCCAAATCTACGGGCCGGTTAAAGAGGGGAAGACCCACCACTTCCGAAGGGTCGAGGAAGCCGGTCAGATGGACCTGAAATACACCAGAACGATGCTCCCGCCCAAGAAGTTCTTCGTCAGGCCGAGGGAGAGGCTCTTCAGCCTCGAGGACGGCTGGTGGCGGAAGGAAGGGGACGGAAAGCCCTTCGTGCTCTTCGGCGTCCACTCATGCGACGTTCACGCCCTCAAAATCCTCGACAGGGTTTACCTCTCCGAGCCGGTTGACCCCTACTACGCAGAAAGAAGGAAGAGCGCTTTCATCGTCGGCATAAGCTGTCTCCCCGACGAGCTGTGCTTCTGCAAGAGCCTCGGAACGCACTTCGCGATGGACGGTTTTGACTTATTCCTCCACGAGCTTCCCGATGGATGGCTCGTCAGGATAGGGAGCGTGAGGGGACACGAGGTGGTCTGGGAGAACGCGAGGCTCTTCG includes the following:
- the nuoF gene encoding NADH-quinone oxidoreductase subunit NuoF; the protein is MSEIKAIAVGMNSCGIAAGARETYEAIKAELERRNLDVKLKIVGCVGMCYREPLVDIITEDEIITYGHVDPKKVPRIIEEHVVNGKPIEEWIVKRDWWENGERKTWDIDGYFAKQVKIVLENSGYIDPENIDEYIAVGGYEALKKALRMEPEEIIDIIMKSGLRGRGGAGFPTGLKWKFTREAKGDEKYVICNADEGDPGAFMDRNVLEGDPHRVIEGMIIGAYAIGATKGFIYVRAEYPLAIRRLKIALKQAKERGFLGENILGSGFSFDIEIKEGAGAFVCGEETALIASIEGKRGMPRPRPPYPAQKGLFGKPTNINNVETWANVPWIIRHGWKAFASLGTEKSKGTKVFALSGKIKHGGNVEVPMGTTLREILYEIGGGTKTGKRIKAVQLGGPSGGCIPESLFDTPVDYESVNATGAIMGSGGMVVMDEDTCMVDVAKFFLDFTVKESCGKCTFCRVGTKRMFEILERFTEGKATEEDLERLEKLAHQVKAGSLCGLGQTAPNPVLTTLRYFRDEYLAHIEGKCPAKVCKPLIRYVIIPEKCTGCTACAIFCPANAITGEKLKSHKIDQEKCIKCGTCYEVCRFNAIEIVTGGE
- a CDS encoding 4Fe-4S dicluster domain-containing protein; translation: MRYVKLPSGNFEDFFNSLKGIGQIYGPVKEGKTHHFRRVEEAGQMDLKYTRTMLPPKKFFVRPRERLFSLEDGWWRKEGDGKPFVLFGVHSCDVHALKILDRVYLSEPVDPYYAERRKSAFIVGISCLPDELCFCKSLGTHFAMDGFDLFLHELPDGWLVRIGSVRGHEVVWENARLFDEVSDEDIANFKAFEEKRAEAFKRELRSEGLADTLDLAYNSPVWKEYAEKCLACGNCNLVCPTCRCYEVCDRWVDAYRAVRERRYDSCFMESHGLVAGGHNFRPTRLDRFRHRYYCKSYFDPSAGFNCVGCGRCDEFCPAGIEHVKVLDEIRGSLE
- a CDS encoding NAD(P)-binding protein, yielding MVRLIVNGKEVDAPADKPLIEFLREIGHVPGFCYTEELEPYGSCRLCLVETERGVTTACTLKPREGLKVETLSDRVIEMRRTALELLLSSHYGDCIGPCQDACPAHADIQGYLALIAMGKYHEAVKLMKEKYILPAVLGRVCPAFCEEACRRNLVDEPVGIRLAKRFAADYDLENGPWMPEIPPSTGKRVAVVGGGPAGLACAYYLRLKGHEVTIFEAMPELGGMTRYGIPGYRLPRDVLDKDIATVINTGIEVRTNTALGRDITLEELRKKYDAVFLAVGAWKSRKMGIPGEDLEGVMHGIEFLRKVNTGEEVKLGERVIVVGGGNTAMDVARTALRLGAKVTVVYRRSKAEMPANEREVEEAIEEGVEFLFLANPVRIIGDGRVEEVELVRMRLGEPDSSGRRKPVPIEGSEFRVKADNVILAIGQYCDEEFLKGLGIEARRGRAVVDEITLQTNVPGVFAGGDLVLGPSTVIESIATGRRGALMIDLYLRGRLEKAREVLANPEKHIRELTEDRELYELLLDLRPYNHWRDVTEEDYRETPRRPRVRPKLLDPKERAKDFEEVEKTLSESEARSEASRCMSCGCLAVFDCKLREYATLYSVKPELGRGEKRFEIDESHPKITLDPNKCVLCGLCVRFTHEIAGEGVIDYLFRGYDTRIGPPLGDTIADVEGKFLGELANVCPVGAIVERPPLTKPGPWKTEKIKTVCNGCSLACEMAIETYARLLVRASSVEDSWNGYLCDVCRFERPWEKTLSGPLLNGKPVSWEEAKKFIESGNYALVLTPDLTNEEIEALKAFAERKGVPIGSTVSGSPSTATLDDVKKAKRVLLRADPEKFPLLKILLKGKEIVEENYELAVTEDGEALNVPTLVLRKGANAEGLVRAGVTGIPKAERYVVVSNEPVELPGETLVIPAGRWAEKSGTVTNALGMKLKMERVMEGYSPLELFS
- the nuoE gene encoding NADH-quinone oxidoreductase subunit NuoE — encoded protein: MEAEVDYLTSYPPEPSSLIPLLQRTQERFGYLPREVLERIADYLGIPLSRVYGVATFYAQFRFEPLGKYVVKICHGTACHVNGAVTIAQAITEELGIGEGQTTEDGLITLERVACLGCCSLAPVVMINDKVFGKLTPDRVRKLIRKLKEGKLDV